A portion of the Candidatus Limnocylindrales bacterium genome contains these proteins:
- the rpoD gene encoding RNA polymerase sigma factor RpoD: MTEKKTGKNPDDIEPLAEDEEVTGVRELLELGRTKGFVTLDDVHEALDPEMVEQDEILGVLAALREGHIEVRDGTATAAKAEGAEPAEEREFETSDSVADYVRIYMRDMGAVPLLSREGEVTIAKRIEDAEIRVFSLAFGSAPGRRHIESMIKDLAEGRLRVRNLVKETETAEFNPDAAFDEEAAVDPLAAEPAEEPPIDEEAPADVDAATPAEEEAEAFARVTEMLGRAGELVVRIEASLDHPGGEPIEPLQEEMLTILREIPLHPDQVAAAVARIDEGHRSLRTRLTVLDQAEKKTGRRADQIIDYAGQLGIDRTTDQRICGTLRMSAEVIRETAEQIMAASGEIDVLLASLRMSEEGLTRLMRELTIAQSEVVEAKKALIEANLRLVVSIAKRYNNRGLQFLDLIQEGNIGLMKAVDKFDYRRGYKFSTYATWWIRQSITRSIADQARTIRIPVHMIESINKIIRTKRQFQQDNGREATDAEIAKILDMAPERVRKILKITREPISLETPVGDEEDSHLGDFLEDQRAVSPAEAVVKSNLQHRTRQVLSSLTPREEQVLRLRFGIGEKTDHTLEEVGSRFSVTRERIRQIEAKALRKLRLSVRSKKLKGFIS; this comes from the coding sequence ATGACCGAAAAGAAAACCGGAAAGAATCCCGACGACATCGAGCCTCTCGCCGAAGACGAGGAGGTCACCGGCGTGCGCGAGCTCCTCGAGCTCGGCCGTACCAAAGGTTTCGTCACGCTCGACGACGTCCACGAGGCGCTCGATCCGGAGATGGTCGAGCAGGACGAGATTCTCGGCGTTCTGGCCGCGCTTCGCGAAGGCCACATCGAAGTCCGCGACGGTACGGCAACGGCGGCCAAGGCCGAAGGCGCCGAGCCCGCCGAAGAGCGCGAGTTCGAAACCAGCGACAGCGTCGCCGACTACGTCCGCATCTACATGCGCGACATGGGCGCGGTGCCGCTGCTGTCGCGCGAAGGCGAAGTCACCATCGCCAAGCGGATCGAGGACGCCGAGATCCGCGTGTTCTCCCTCGCATTCGGTTCCGCGCCCGGCCGGCGCCACATCGAATCGATGATCAAGGACCTTGCCGAAGGGCGCCTTCGCGTGCGCAATCTCGTCAAGGAGACCGAAACCGCCGAGTTCAATCCCGACGCGGCATTCGATGAAGAGGCCGCCGTCGATCCGCTCGCCGCCGAGCCTGCCGAAGAGCCGCCGATCGACGAGGAAGCGCCGGCCGACGTCGACGCCGCGACTCCCGCAGAAGAAGAAGCCGAGGCATTCGCGCGGGTGACCGAGATGCTCGGGCGCGCCGGCGAGCTGGTCGTGCGCATCGAAGCATCGCTCGATCATCCGGGCGGCGAGCCGATCGAGCCGCTGCAGGAAGAAATGCTCACGATCCTGCGCGAGATTCCGCTGCATCCCGATCAGGTTGCTGCTGCCGTGGCTCGTATCGACGAAGGCCACCGCTCGCTTCGCACGCGCCTGACGGTGCTCGACCAGGCCGAGAAGAAGACCGGCCGGCGCGCCGACCAGATCATCGACTATGCCGGCCAGCTCGGCATCGACCGCACCACCGACCAGCGCATCTGCGGAACGCTGCGCATGAGCGCCGAAGTCATCCGCGAAACCGCCGAGCAGATCATGGCCGCGTCGGGCGAGATCGACGTATTGCTGGCGTCGCTGCGCATGAGCGAAGAAGGCCTGACGCGCCTGATGCGCGAGCTGACGATTGCGCAGAGCGAAGTCGTCGAAGCCAAGAAGGCGCTGATCGAAGCCAACCTGCGCCTCGTCGTGTCGATCGCGAAGCGCTACAACAACCGCGGCCTGCAGTTCCTCGACCTGATCCAGGAAGGCAACATCGGCCTGATGAAGGCCGTCGACAAGTTCGACTACCGCCGCGGCTACAAGTTCTCCACGTATGCGACGTGGTGGATCCGCCAGTCGATCACGCGCTCGATCGCCGACCAGGCCCGCACCATCCGCATTCCGGTGCACATGATCGAGTCGATCAACAAGATCATTCGCACCAAGCGCCAGTTCCAGCAGGACAACGGCCGCGAGGCGACCGACGCCGAGATCGCCAAGATCCTCGACATGGCGCCCGAGCGCGTGCGCAAGATCCTGAAGATCACGCGCGAGCCGATCTCGCTCGAGACGCCGGTCGGCGACGAAGAAGACAGCCATCTCGGCGATTTCCTCGAGGACCAGCGCGCCGTCTCGCCCGCCGAAGCCGTGGTCAAGAGCAACCTGCAGCACCGCACCCGGCAGGTGCTCTCGTCGCTCACGCCGCGCGAGGAACAGGTCCTGCGCCTGCGGTTTGGCATCGGCGAAAAAACCGACCATACGTTGGAAGAAGTCGGGAGCCGTTTTTCCGTGACACGCGAACGCATCCGCCAGATCGAAGCCAAAGCGCTCCGCAAACTCCGGCTCTCCGTGAGAAGCAAAAAACTGAAGGGTTTCATCTCGTGA
- a CDS encoding C4-type zinc ribbon domain-containing protein, which produces MSNQLEILFQLQVLDTRLQEKQRVVGRYESDLAARQAAIAASTAKIDALAASRKDAVAQRAFAERKIEDLQESLKTKRQRAQKARNEKEVRAGQDEVNSAQEEIRESETVLLEAMTRVEELEAQIAKAKAERAELENEDHRQISEAEGKIHALRSELEAERSEREGAAAAIEASLRKKYEFLLEKRAGLAVVEVDGGGCCSGCHVQIPPQTLIEIRRTGSLKVCPMCQRILFVAAIAPAG; this is translated from the coding sequence TTGTCGAACCAGCTCGAGATACTTTTCCAGCTTCAGGTTCTCGATACGCGCCTGCAGGAGAAGCAGCGCGTGGTCGGTCGCTACGAATCCGATCTGGCGGCGCGCCAGGCTGCCATCGCTGCCAGCACCGCGAAAATCGATGCCCTTGCAGCGTCGCGCAAGGATGCCGTCGCGCAGCGCGCGTTTGCCGAACGCAAGATCGAGGATCTCCAGGAATCGCTGAAGACCAAGCGCCAGCGCGCGCAGAAAGCCCGCAACGAGAAGGAAGTCCGCGCCGGCCAGGACGAGGTCAACTCCGCGCAGGAGGAGATCCGCGAGAGCGAGACGGTTCTTCTCGAAGCGATGACGCGGGTCGAGGAGCTCGAGGCGCAGATCGCGAAGGCCAAGGCGGAGCGCGCCGAGCTCGAGAACGAGGATCACCGCCAGATCAGCGAAGCCGAAGGAAAGATCCATGCGCTTCGCAGCGAGCTCGAAGCCGAGCGCAGCGAGCGCGAAGGCGCGGCTGCGGCCATCGAGGCGTCACTGCGCAAGAAGTACGAATTCCTGCTCGAAAAGCGCGCGGGGCTTGCCGTGGTCGAAGTCGACGGCGGGGGCTGCTGCTCGGGCTGCCACGTGCAGATTCCGCCGCAGACGCTGATCGAGATCCGCCGCACGGGCTCGCTCAAGGTATGCCCGATGTGCCAGCGCATCCTGTTCGTCGCCGCGATCGCGCCTGCCGGCTGA
- a CDS encoding fatty acid cis/trans isomerase — protein sequence MRRLIASLLFFVAGCTLAATHRLDDLYGPPDPARFENAPASEVSRAKWENVSNVLEHRCVVCHACYDAPCQLKLSSYDGVTRGASKDIVYATRLVEASPTRLHLDAETNAEWRAKGFHPVLNERKDTAEANARASVMHRILELRRRQPQAAPAILPADKYDFSLSRAPVCATIDEIGEVEKRPELGMPFGMPGLSTAEYGALTDWIEAGSPYAPPAPLDAAHGARIAAWEQFLNGDSLKERLMSRYIYEHWYLGHFYFDDLRAAPATGAAVEYFELVRSSTPPGQPIRVIATRRPYDDPGVERPYYRLRRMDEAIVAKTHMPYPLDSARLKHLKSLFLDADYTVTSMPSYAPEIASNPFRAFVEIPSIARYRLMLEQAQFTIMGFIKGPVCRGQVAPNVINDLFWVAFVDPDKMQQGELGEGELAAALDQIQLPAEAGSMLPLLQWKSYANAETRYLEAKTDVLNRRFGGKLAPTLDLLWDGDGKNRNAALTIFRHFDSATVVQGFVGEPQTMWVVGYPLLERIHYLLVAGYDVFGNVGHQLTTRLYMDFLRMEGESNFLYLLPMASRDPVRDFWYRGASDDVKQYLQGDKAFFAHETGVVYRTDEPLTELYGMMKSKLSPVLDRRYDIRASRLSRDVAGSMARLGQLSGVATSYLPEVTFVTLTGPDGAAEHYSLLHNSAHNNISTLFREAAERLPAEDTVTVVSGFLGAYPNAFQNMPASEFPAYVEAISKLSSEADYSATMAKYGVRRTDPRFWAHSDALHAAYRKMAPIEAGIFDYGRYENR from the coding sequence ATGCGCAGATTGATCGCGTCTCTCCTGTTTTTCGTGGCCGGCTGCACTCTGGCCGCTACGCACCGGCTCGACGATCTTTACGGGCCGCCTGATCCGGCCCGCTTCGAGAACGCCCCGGCCTCGGAGGTTTCGCGGGCGAAGTGGGAGAACGTCTCCAATGTGCTCGAGCATCGCTGCGTGGTCTGCCACGCGTGCTACGACGCTCCATGCCAGCTCAAGCTGTCTTCGTACGACGGCGTCACACGCGGTGCTTCGAAAGACATCGTCTACGCTACCCGGCTCGTCGAGGCTTCTCCGACGCGCCTGCATCTCGATGCCGAAACCAACGCCGAGTGGCGCGCCAAAGGTTTTCATCCGGTACTGAACGAGCGCAAGGACACGGCCGAGGCCAATGCGCGCGCCAGCGTCATGCACCGCATCCTCGAGCTGCGACGCCGGCAGCCGCAAGCTGCACCCGCGATCCTTCCGGCCGACAAGTACGACTTCTCGCTCAGCCGCGCGCCGGTATGCGCAACGATCGACGAGATCGGGGAAGTCGAAAAACGCCCGGAGCTCGGCATGCCGTTCGGAATGCCGGGGCTGAGCACCGCCGAATACGGTGCGCTCACCGATTGGATCGAAGCCGGATCTCCGTACGCTCCGCCCGCGCCGCTCGACGCGGCCCACGGCGCGCGCATCGCCGCGTGGGAGCAGTTCCTCAACGGCGACAGCCTGAAGGAGCGGCTCATGAGCCGCTACATCTACGAGCACTGGTATCTCGGGCATTTTTACTTCGACGATCTACGCGCTGCGCCTGCGACTGGTGCGGCCGTCGAATACTTCGAGCTCGTCCGCTCGAGCACTCCGCCCGGGCAGCCGATTCGCGTGATCGCGACGCGCCGGCCGTACGACGATCCCGGCGTGGAGCGCCCCTACTACCGCCTGCGGCGCATGGATGAGGCCATCGTCGCCAAGACGCACATGCCGTATCCACTGGATTCAGCGCGCCTGAAGCATCTGAAATCGCTGTTCCTCGATGCCGATTACACCGTCACGAGCATGCCGTCGTACGCGCCGGAGATCGCGTCGAATCCGTTCCGCGCGTTCGTCGAGATTCCGAGCATTGCGCGCTACCGCCTGATGCTCGAACAAGCGCAGTTCACGATCATGGGCTTCATCAAGGGCCCGGTCTGCCGCGGCCAGGTCGCGCCCAACGTGATCAACGACCTGTTCTGGGTCGCGTTCGTCGATCCGGACAAAATGCAGCAGGGCGAGCTCGGCGAGGGTGAGCTCGCCGCCGCGCTCGACCAGATCCAGCTGCCCGCCGAAGCGGGAAGCATGCTTCCGCTGCTGCAGTGGAAGTCTTACGCGAACGCCGAGACCAGGTATCTCGAGGCCAAGACCGACGTTCTCAACCGCAGGTTCGGCGGCAAACTTGCGCCGACTCTCGATCTGCTTTGGGACGGCGACGGGAAGAACCGGAACGCCGCGCTGACGATCTTCCGCCATTTCGACAGCGCGACCGTCGTGCAGGGGTTCGTCGGCGAGCCGCAGACGATGTGGGTCGTCGGATATCCGCTGCTCGAGCGCATTCACTACCTGCTCGTCGCCGGCTACGACGTGTTCGGGAACGTCGGCCATCAGCTCACGACGCGCCTCTACATGGACTTCCTGCGCATGGAGGGCGAGTCGAACTTCCTCTATCTGCTTCCGATGGCGTCGCGCGATCCGGTGCGTGACTTCTGGTACCGAGGCGCCAGCGACGACGTGAAGCAGTACCTGCAGGGCGACAAGGCGTTTTTCGCGCACGAAACCGGCGTCGTCTACCGCACGGACGAGCCGCTGACCGAGCTCTACGGCATGATGAAGTCGAAGCTCTCGCCGGTGCTCGACCGCCGCTACGACATCCGGGCATCGCGTCTTTCGCGCGACGTCGCGGGCAGCATGGCGCGGCTAGGCCAGCTCTCCGGCGTCGCGACGTCGTATCTGCCGGAGGTCACGTTCGTTACGCTGACCGGACCGGACGGCGCGGCCGAGCACTACTCGCTGCTGCACAACAGCGCGCACAACAACATCTCGACGCTGTTCCGCGAAGCCGCCGAGCGGCTGCCGGCCGAGGACACCGTGACGGTCGTCAGCGGATTTCTCGGTGCGTATCCGAATGCATTCCAGAACATGCCGGCGTCCGAATTTCCGGCGTACGTCGAAGCGATTTCGAAGCTCTCGAGCGAAGCCGACTACTCCGCGACGATGGCGAAATACGGCGTGCGCAGGACCGACCCACGATTCTGGGCCCACAGCGACGCGCTGCACGCCGCGTATCGCAAGATGGCGCCGATCGAAGCAGGGATCTTCGACTACGGCCGTTACGAAAACCGCTGA
- a CDS encoding penicillin acylase family protein, whose translation MNQNPGRPISTSLVTIAVVLMPIVAGAQSQPYRTNDLSGIALNVLPPGQGRYLNAAEIAQWEANGSQPTQNTDQRSLYDLLIQAAPELVPGDLPEFFKDASFGVKDEDVVRTYSPRAGVVIRRDRFQVPHVYGTTRSDTLFGAGYVTAEDRLFMVDTLRHLARGRMTEFLGPSAANIQTDRATRLFADYDDAELEAMGTRLETLDPVLGPRARQDLDDFTAGINQFIGEARVDATKRPGEYDALQIPLMDWKPTDSIALSALIGSQFSLGGGGQIRNSLFLSALEAEHPAAEARAIFDDFRRANDPEAPTSTDQPFPFNADPAPVDPAAVARPDATSSLAAAMAAASYPDHIDTPLGPLPFPLHRGPASNALLVDAAHSKSGKPIAVFGPQVGYYSPQILMEIDMHGPGIDARGAAFPGLSLYVLLGRGRDYAWSATTAYADHLDIRVVRLCNADGSPATASSTSYLNDGVCTAMYRRTDTWLAKPSAGGIPDDPGSLVMTMTTERTRHGIVQARGTVAGEAVAYVLQRSTYMAEVDSTFSFMLAADPDQIHGVADLQHAFSRFNFSFNWHFVDPKSMGFYTTGLYPVLAPGVDPDLPYWGDSRWDPVRTLGYDEHPQALDPAKGYVVNWNNKQAPLWRAADDVFAFGSIQRVQLLDDGVRAALAGDGKVSVVELVQAMETAATRDIRGAKILRTMLDALGTPSDSRLAAAASLLDVWERAGSHRRDLDLDGQYENQAAVALMDAWWPHVLSKVFGPALGGAFDDVPLEQNSPADPGGSSYWGGWYGQLDKDLRSVLGRPVAGAFSREYCGGGDAAACRTALTEALDDAVASLESQFSADSSTWDVDEEAEKIQFSPVGLVEVDPIPWQNRPTFQQVMLLTGENGVTCPLVPSDDCATFDAPATSRLSIRDDDEDRSLKWRLAKGPAIDAGDFGSPDSTTSYELCMYDSSSRLIGHASMRAGDACGGKPCWTRTARGFRYKDAAAAHDGVVRIALQGGDAGSSKIQLQAAGPAADPPSLPVAEADFPLTVELLNSAGHCWQSSYASALRSTAERMDLRND comes from the coding sequence ATGAATCAGAACCCCGGACGCCCCATTTCAACTTCGCTGGTCACCATCGCGGTCGTGCTGATGCCGATCGTCGCCGGCGCGCAGTCGCAGCCGTATCGAACCAACGACCTTTCCGGTATCGCGCTCAACGTGCTGCCGCCCGGGCAGGGCCGCTATCTCAACGCTGCGGAGATCGCGCAGTGGGAGGCCAACGGCTCGCAGCCGACGCAGAACACCGATCAGAGGTCGCTCTACGACCTGCTCATTCAGGCGGCGCCCGAGCTCGTGCCGGGCGACCTTCCCGAATTCTTCAAGGATGCATCGTTCGGCGTAAAGGATGAGGACGTCGTGCGCACGTATTCGCCGCGCGCGGGCGTCGTGATCCGGCGCGACCGCTTCCAGGTTCCGCACGTGTACGGCACGACGCGCTCCGATACGCTGTTCGGCGCGGGCTACGTGACCGCGGAAGATCGCCTGTTCATGGTCGATACGCTGCGTCACCTCGCGCGCGGGCGCATGACCGAGTTTCTCGGGCCGAGCGCCGCCAACATCCAGACCGATCGTGCGACGCGCCTGTTTGCCGATTACGACGACGCCGAGCTCGAAGCGATGGGCACGCGCCTCGAAACGCTCGACCCGGTGCTCGGCCCGCGCGCGCGCCAGGATCTCGACGACTTCACCGCCGGCATCAACCAGTTCATCGGCGAAGCACGAGTCGATGCGACGAAGCGCCCGGGCGAGTACGACGCGCTGCAGATTCCGCTGATGGACTGGAAGCCGACCGATTCGATCGCGTTGTCGGCGCTGATCGGAAGCCAGTTCAGCCTCGGCGGCGGCGGTCAGATCCGCAATTCGCTGTTCCTGTCTGCGCTCGAGGCCGAGCATCCGGCCGCCGAAGCGCGCGCGATCTTCGACGACTTCCGGCGCGCGAACGATCCGGAAGCACCGACGTCGACCGACCAGCCGTTTCCGTTCAACGCCGATCCCGCGCCCGTCGATCCGGCTGCGGTTGCGCGGCCGGATGCCACGTCTTCGCTCGCGGCGGCGATGGCCGCAGCTTCGTATCCGGATCACATCGATACGCCGCTCGGGCCGCTGCCGTTTCCGCTGCATCGCGGCCCGGCCAGTAACGCGCTGCTGGTCGATGCCGCGCATTCGAAATCGGGCAAGCCGATCGCGGTCTTCGGTCCGCAGGTCGGATACTACTCGCCGCAGATCCTCATGGAGATCGACATGCACGGACCGGGCATCGACGCGCGCGGCGCGGCGTTTCCCGGCCTGTCGCTGTACGTGCTGCTCGGCCGCGGCCGCGACTACGCTTGGAGCGCGACGACCGCGTACGCCGATCACCTCGACATCCGCGTCGTCAGGCTCTGCAATGCCGACGGCAGTCCGGCAACTGCATCGAGCACCAGCTATCTGAACGACGGCGTGTGCACCGCGATGTACCGCCGCACCGATACATGGCTCGCCAAGCCGAGCGCGGGAGGGATCCCCGACGATCCGGGTTCCCTCGTGATGACGATGACGACCGAGAGAACGCGGCACGGGATCGTGCAGGCTCGCGGAACTGTAGCCGGAGAGGCGGTCGCATACGTGCTGCAGAGGTCCACGTACATGGCCGAGGTCGATTCGACGTTCTCGTTCATGCTGGCCGCCGATCCGGATCAGATCCATGGTGTGGCCGATCTTCAGCACGCGTTCTCGCGGTTCAACTTCTCGTTCAACTGGCACTTCGTCGATCCGAAGAGCATGGGCTTCTACACGACGGGCCTGTACCCGGTGCTCGCGCCGGGCGTGGATCCCGATCTTCCGTACTGGGGCGACAGTCGCTGGGATCCGGTGCGCACGCTCGGTTACGACGAGCATCCGCAGGCGCTCGATCCCGCAAAGGGTTACGTCGTCAACTGGAACAACAAGCAGGCGCCGCTGTGGCGCGCGGCCGACGACGTGTTCGCGTTCGGCTCGATCCAGCGCGTGCAGCTCCTCGACGACGGCGTCAGGGCCGCGCTCGCCGGCGACGGCAAGGTCAGCGTGGTCGAGCTCGTCCAGGCTATGGAGACGGCCGCGACCCGCGACATCCGCGGCGCGAAGATCCTGCGCACGATGCTCGACGCGCTCGGCACGCCGTCGGATTCGCGTCTTGCCGCGGCCGCGTCGCTGCTCGACGTGTGGGAGCGCGCCGGCTCGCACCGGCGCGACCTCGATCTCGACGGGCAGTACGAGAACCAGGCGGCGGTTGCGCTGATGGATGCGTGGTGGCCGCACGTGCTTTCGAAGGTGTTCGGCCCGGCGCTCGGCGGCGCGTTCGATGACGTCCCGCTCGAACAGAATTCGCCTGCCGATCCCGGCGGCAGCTCGTACTGGGGCGGCTGGTACGGACAGCTCGACAAGGATCTGCGCAGCGTGCTTGGCCGTCCGGTAGCCGGAGCATTCTCGCGCGAGTACTGCGGCGGCGGCGACGCAGCGGCGTGCCGCACCGCGCTCACCGAAGCGCTCGACGATGCGGTCGCGTCGCTCGAGTCGCAATTCTCGGCGGACTCTTCCACGTGGGACGTCGACGAGGAGGCCGAGAAGATCCAGTTCTCGCCGGTCGGTCTCGTCGAGGTCGACCCGATCCCGTGGCAGAACCGTCCGACGTTCCAGCAGGTGATGCTGCTGACCGGCGAGAACGGCGTGACGTGTCCGCTCGTTCCGTCCGACGATTGCGCGACGTTCGACGCGCCGGCGACGTCGCGTCTTTCGATTCGTGACGACGACGAAGACCGGTCGCTGAAGTGGCGACTTGCGAAAGGTCCGGCCATCGACGCCGGCGATTTCGGCAGTCCCGATTCGACGACCAGCTACGAGCTGTGCATGTACGATTCATCGTCGCGACTCATCGGCCATGCGAGCATGCGCGCCGGCGACGCGTGCGGCGGCAAGCCGTGCTGGACGCGAACCGCGCGAGGATTCCGCTACAAGGACGCGGCCGCGGCGCACGACGGCGTGGTGCGCATTGCGCTTCAGGGCGGCGACGCCGGCAGCTCGAAAATCCAGCTGCAGGCGGCAGGTCCGGCGGCCGATCCGCCGTCTCTGCCGGTGGCGGAGGCGGATTTCCCGCTGACCGTCGAGCTGCTGAACAGCGCGGGGCACTGCTGGCAGAGCTCGTACGCGAGCGCGCTTCGAAGCACCGCAGAGCGGATGGATCTTCGTAACGACTGA
- a CDS encoding DUF1003 domain-containing protein, producing the protein MRKENPKEPASGEAPGTAGVLERNVEAILSHREQFERSRSRQERVADSITHFAGSMAFVYLHIVIFGIWIALDLGWFPIAPLDPTFVTIALAASIEAIFLSTFVLISQNRMAALADKRADLGLQVSLLAEHEITRLVELVTEIGKKMHIDASHDPELSELSQTIAPEKVLDTMEQTERERVAASH; encoded by the coding sequence ATGCGAAAGGAGAACCCGAAAGAGCCGGCGTCGGGCGAAGCCCCTGGAACCGCCGGAGTGCTCGAGCGCAACGTCGAGGCGATCCTGTCGCATCGCGAACAGTTCGAGCGCTCACGAAGCCGCCAGGAACGGGTCGCCGATTCGATCACGCACTTCGCCGGCAGCATGGCGTTCGTCTATCTGCACATCGTGATCTTCGGCATCTGGATCGCTCTCGACCTTGGCTGGTTTCCGATCGCGCCGCTCGATCCGACGTTCGTTACCATTGCGCTGGCGGCATCGATCGAAGCGATCTTCCTGTCGACGTTCGTACTGATCAGCCAGAACCGCATGGCAGCGCTCGCCGACAAGCGCGCCGACCTCGGGCTTCAGGTGAGCCTGCTCGCCGAGCACGAGATCACGCGGCTCGTCGAGCTCGTCACCGAGATCGGCAAGAAGATGCACATCGACGCGTCGCACGACCCGGAGCTGTCGGAGCTCTCGCAAACGATCGCTCCGGAAAAGGTCCTCGACACGATGGAGCAGACCGAGCGCGAGCGCGTTGCGGCCTCTCACTAG
- the mraZ gene encoding division/cell wall cluster transcriptional repressor MraZ, whose amino-acid sequence MFRGTFFHNLDDKARVAIPRKFREQLSGGKGETSVVVTRSYGAGPRTLDVYPIDEWEKLEARIRERRQFDDTIRTFKRRYLHPAQELVLDGQGRILLPQDLRDSISLTKEAVFTGDLEKFLIWSKDQWLEQKEADENSTTPPALDDLGL is encoded by the coding sequence ATGTTTCGTGGCACGTTCTTCCACAACCTTGACGACAAGGCCCGGGTAGCCATCCCGAGGAAATTCCGCGAGCAGCTCTCGGGCGGCAAAGGCGAGACCAGCGTCGTCGTCACCAGATCCTACGGCGCCGGCCCTCGCACTCTCGACGTCTATCCGATCGACGAATGGGAGAAGCTCGAGGCCCGCATCCGCGAGCGTCGCCAGTTCGACGATACCATCCGGACCTTCAAGCGTCGCTATCTGCACCCTGCGCAGGAGCTCGTTCTCGACGGCCAGGGCCGCATTCTGCTCCCGCAGGATCTTCGCGACTCGATCTCGCTTACGAAGGAAGCCGTGTTCACCGGCGATCTCGAAAAATTCCTGATCTGGTCGAAGGACCAGTGGCTCGAGCAGAAAGAGGCCGACGAAAATTCCACCACGCCGCCGGCTCTCGACGACCTCGGTCTTTAG
- the rsmH gene encoding 16S rRNA (cytosine(1402)-N(4))-methyltransferase RsmH has product MTANDDPDSRDRHDRMDPAATPDRERLGRHIPVMAEEMIEAVRPQTGRRFVDATVGEGGMAELLLDASAPFGELLAIDWDEAALELCRVRLARFGTRVRFVRDSFANLRVVLADAGWEDGADGILVDLGVSTLQLGRNERGFSFQADAPLDMRMDRRLPVTAADLLAELSEGDLADTIFRYGEEHGSRRIARQIVRRRTTSPVRTTGELRDAVRAAGIRTKPGIDPSTRTFQALRIAVNRELEQIEALLDNGWELLRPGGRLAILSYHSLEDRIVKQAFAMWSASCLCPPRQPVCNCNWTAKVRRITRGKQKPTEQEKQRNPRARSAGMRVVERLAA; this is encoded by the coding sequence ATGACGGCGAACGACGACCCCGACTCCCGCGACAGGCACGACAGGATGGATCCCGCCGCGACGCCCGATCGCGAGCGTCTCGGCCGCCACATCCCGGTCATGGCAGAAGAGATGATCGAAGCCGTGCGCCCGCAGACCGGCCGCCGCTTCGTCGATGCAACGGTGGGAGAAGGTGGGATGGCCGAGCTTCTCCTCGATGCCTCGGCTCCGTTCGGCGAGCTGCTCGCGATCGACTGGGACGAAGCGGCGCTCGAGCTCTGCCGCGTCAGGCTCGCTCGCTTCGGAACCAGGGTACGCTTCGTCCGCGACTCGTTCGCGAATCTTCGCGTGGTCCTGGCCGATGCCGGCTGGGAAGACGGCGCCGACGGTATTCTCGTCGATCTCGGCGTCTCGACGCTGCAGCTCGGCCGCAACGAGCGCGGCTTCTCCTTCCAGGCCGACGCGCCGCTCGACATGCGCATGGACCGCCGGCTTCCCGTGACGGCCGCCGATCTTCTGGCCGAGCTTTCCGAAGGCGACCTTGCCGACACGATCTTCCGCTACGGCGAAGAGCACGGCTCGCGGCGCATCGCGCGCCAGATCGTCCGCCGTCGTACTACCTCCCCGGTGCGCACGACCGGCGAGCTTCGCGACGCCGTGCGCGCGGCCGGCATTCGCACCAAGCCCGGCATCGATCCGTCGACGCGCACGTTCCAGGCGCTTCGCATCGCGGTCAACCGCGAGCTCGAGCAGATCGAAGCGCTGCTCGACAACGGCTGGGAGCTGCTGCGTCCCGGCGGTCGCCTCGCGATTCTCAGCTATCACTCGCTCGAAGACCGCATCGTCAAGCAGGCGTTCGCGATGTGGTCGGCGAGCTGCCTGTGTCCCCCGCGCCAGCCGGTGTGCAACTGCAACTGGACGGCGAAGGTCCGGCGCATCACGCGCGGCAAACAGAAACCGACCGAACAAGAGAAACAACGCAACCCACGCGCTCGCAGTGCAGGAATGCGCGTCGTAGAGAGGCTCGCCGCATGA